The Onthophagus taurus isolate NC chromosome 2, IU_Otau_3.0, whole genome shotgun sequence genome includes a window with the following:
- the LOC111427612 gene encoding very long chain fatty acid elongase AAEL008004-like, with protein MAQLVSNILEKYHDLMDNRSDPRVNDWWMMSSPLPTLAICIFYVYFSKVLGPKLMENRKPLNLRNVLIVYNFLQTVFSLWIFYEYLMSGWGGHYSFRCQPVDYSYSPMALRMANICWWYYFSKFTEFFDTLFFILRKKNSHVSTLHVVHHGCMPFSVWMGLKFAPGGHSTFFALLNSFVHIVMYFYYMVAAMGPKYQKYIWWKKYLTTFQMVQFVAIFTHQFQILLYKDCDYPRIIMVWIAIHGIMFLFLFSDFYKIKYSREKKAVKNSGFCMIVDTDDNKQHQNGESKMNGIQNNYMDSEFSKVACYSNGVNKGFVTQNGKKID; from the exons atccaAGAGTAAACGATTGGTGGATGATGTCAAGTCCGTTACCAACATTAGCAATATGCATtttttacgtttatttttcaaaggtTTTAGGACCAAAACTAATGGAGAATCGAAAACCGTTAAATCTTAGGAATGTTTTGatagtttataattttcttcaaacggtGTTCAGCTTATGGATATTTTACGAA tacTTAATGAGTGGTTGGGGAGGACACTATAGTTTTAGGTGTCAACCTGTAGATTATTCTTACAGTCCAATGGCTTTAAGA ATGGCAAATATTTGTTGGTGGTATTACTTTTCGAAATTCACGGAGTTTTTCGATacgttatttttcattttaagaaagaaaaatagtCACGTGTCGACTTTACATGTTGTTCATCATGGTTGTATGCCATTTTCGGTTTGGATGGGACTTAAATTTGCTCCAG gTGGCCACAGTACATTTTTTGCATTGCTCAATTCATTCGTACACATCGTAATGTACTTTTATTATATGGTCGCAGCGATGGGgccgaaatatcaaaaatacatTTGGTGGAAAAAATACTTAACAACGTTCCAAATGGTACAATTCGTCGCTATTTTTACGCATCAATTCCAAATTTTACTATATAAAGATTGCGATTATCCAAGAATCATAATGGTTTGGATTGCGATTCAtggaattatgtttttatttttatttagcgatttttataaaattaaatatagcaGAGAAAAAAAGGCTGTGAAAAATTCTGGTTTTTGTATG atTGTGGATACTGACGATAATAAGCAACATCAAAATGGTGAATCAAAGATGAATggaatacaaaataattacatgGATAGTGAATTTTCAAAAGTCGCCTGTTATTCTAATGGAGTAAATAAAGGGTTCGTTACTCAAAACGGGAAAAAAATCGATTAG
- the LOC111427613 gene encoding very long chain fatty acid elongase 2-like, whose protein sequence is MSVLLKEAIPLFLQEYLGPPDNRVKNWIFLNSPLWLIGILTVYFITLVGLNKLMEKKEGLKLRGLLTVYNSFQVLYSVYIFKEIITSAYLNNYKLQCTNYDPNPTPLNMRMATAFWYFYVSKIIDLCDTVFFVLRKKRNQLTFLHIYHHSTMIFNWYLGTLYSPGGQAFLSVMFNSFIHIIMYLYYLLAAIGPHMQKYLWWKKYLTQIQLLQFIVVMVHILVGYRNNCKASNWLSWFTVIYLWTLVVLFANFYYQAYRKKSVMPSETDIDESTTKKVDFKAGGDFKID, encoded by the exons ATGAGtgtattattaaaagaagCTATTCCTTTATTCCTTCAGGAATATTTAGGTCCTCcag ataacagGGTTAAGAAttggatttttctaaattcGCCGTTATGGCTTATTGGGATTTTGACCGTTTATTTTATCACTTTGGTcggattaaataaattgatggAAAAGAAGGAAGGCTTAAAATTAAGAGGCTTATTAACTGTGTATAACTCGTTCCAAGTGTTGTATTCAGTATACATTTTTAAGGAAATTATAACTTCAgcgtatttaaataattataaactaCAATGTACCAATTACGATCCAAACCCAACACCATTAAACATGAGG atGGCAACAGCTTTTTGgtatttttatgtttcaaaaattatcgatcTTTGCGATACg gtgttttttgttttaagaaaaaagagAAATCAACTTACGTTTTTGCACATATATCATCACTCCACAATGATTTTCAATTGGTATCTAGGCACGTTGTATTCACCAGGGGGGCAAGCGTTTCTCAGCGTTATGTTTAACTCATTTATACACATCATAATGTATCTCTATTATTTATTAGCCGCAATTGGTCCTCAcatgcaaaaatatttatggtgGAAAAAATACTTAACACAAATACAATTA tTACAATTTATCGTAGTAATGGTACATATTTTAGTTGGATATCGTAACAATTGTAAAGCATCAAACTGGTTATCTTGGTTTactgtaatttatttatggacTTTGGTTGTtctatttgcaaatttttattatcaagcTTACAGAAAGAAAAGCGTTATGCCTTCTGAAACTGATATTGATGAATCGACAACGAAAAAGGTCGATTTTAAAGCAGGAggtgattttaaaattgattga